A genomic segment from Lutibacter sp. A80 encodes:
- a CDS encoding T9SS type B sorting domain-containing protein, whose protein sequence is MIKQPRLYLLIFTLFYFIFGQLSFAQLSKTHYIPPLTNAEIGNANPESQYIYISTPSENEIPYTITPVGSSNNAITGKVSKSNPQDIYIGTGYSQLFVQSNQTSKVINNKGYIVEASGVIYVSVRMSAGSSDQAGALVSKGLSALGKEFRVGSYTNQNPQTNYLNFVSVMATEDNTKVNFSNLPADLVIKNYSGATPVKANLNKGESYIIATNSSFSNANKDGLIGCLVKSDKDIVVNCGSANGSFSNGGGRDYGIDQIVGAEKIGTEYIFVKGDGENEWENVLIVANYNNTEIYINGSTSVEATLNAGNYYLIEGDKYSTNGNMYVKTSEDVFAYQGIGATNSEANQGMFFVPPLSCSTRGNVDNIANIDKIGSITFTGGVTIISKKGATVTINNLPITNFSSPSDVPGNTEYVTYKATGLSGNVSVESDNELYCAYFNYNGSASSGSFYSGFPTAPEINFNTSFQTLGNCIGNITLEALNTQNFDSLEWFFNDGTGFVSKGNSTVLTPLDPGIYKLIGYISCTNLTFESFEVPISFCPADTDKDGIIDNIDIDNDNDGILNSIESKGDAKINLSNINSPSIVLNNEPEIKNFASGNFTITDNTNTTNSFTGDANGNFKSEISATINTINNYTINFSDSINFKFTENTAITHIINEGAYFVAKITPANKTITLIDPDNRLLVDTNFDEIYETGITQITGSEIRFKINPTPSGTTPFQFLANKVTGFSFIHQLTNINDPSIFNGIISLTDYANDNDNDGIEDALDLDSDNDGIPDIIENQGKEILLAAVDTDENGLDDVFDINSTPIDSDNDDVVDFYDLDSDNDGIFDLFESGSNLLDKNYDGIIDNVNATIGFNGWDNNAEKTPDSGEIGYTLNDLDSDGVFSYIDFDSDGDNCNDSIEAGFSDENNDNYLGNSTITVNNNGVVTNANNGYTLPNSNYNTFAEISIIDQPKNINSCIFTNSIFTINTNQIDLYQWQVSTDNGTRWQNITDNENYNGSNSNTLTIKNTPNSFNNYSFRVYMEKLGNSCGLYSNEATLTVNLLPNVKNSVELTQCDDDNDGFSFFNLNESKKLISENYNNENFEFYSDKEHLSLIKNPIAYKNPSVINSKVYVKISNTNNCESYSEITLKVSVTQIPSDFEILHFYSCEEYPANNQDGKTQFNFSDLQQKVLDSNPLFSLQEIQILFFENLEDALSETNSISDISNYRNTTPWVQKIYTRVDSDNMNACLGLNHVATLHTEKLPEFEVNSPQILCITTPQKPLILTPEIENLNTDLYQYFWHNSSGDLISNSFECNITEAGFYYITLTNKDGLLCSTTKEIEVKPSKMAVLTIFDIEIIDDNENNTIKINTDNLGIGDYEFSLDNTQSYTDEAYFEDVTAGIHTIYVNDKNGCAVQSIDISVIGFPKFFTPNNDGVNDTWKVIGANNYFYPTSNIYIFDRFGKVITSLTPDENGWDGTLNGKPLPATDYWFSVQLTDKYGNTRIKNGHFSLIRK, encoded by the coding sequence GTGATTAAGCAACCTCGTTTATATTTACTTATTTTCACCCTATTTTATTTTATTTTTGGGCAACTAAGCTTTGCCCAATTAAGTAAAACGCATTATATACCGCCTCTAACAAATGCTGAAATAGGAAATGCAAATCCAGAAAGTCAATATATTTATATTTCAACACCAAGTGAAAATGAAATACCATATACTATTACTCCTGTTGGTTCTTCAAATAATGCAATAACAGGTAAAGTTTCTAAATCAAATCCCCAAGATATTTACATAGGAACAGGATATTCCCAACTATTTGTTCAATCTAACCAAACAAGTAAAGTTATTAATAATAAAGGCTATATTGTAGAGGCTTCAGGTGTAATTTATGTTTCTGTTAGAATGTCAGCTGGTAGTAGTGACCAAGCTGGAGCTTTGGTTAGTAAAGGACTTTCTGCCCTTGGAAAAGAATTTAGAGTTGGTAGTTATACCAATCAAAATCCTCAAACTAATTATTTAAATTTTGTTTCCGTTATGGCTACAGAAGATAATACTAAAGTTAATTTTAGTAATCTTCCGGCAGATTTAGTAATAAAAAATTATTCGGGTGCAACTCCTGTAAAAGCCAACCTAAATAAAGGTGAAAGTTATATAATTGCTACTAACAGTAGTTTTAGCAATGCAAATAAAGATGGTTTAATTGGTTGTTTGGTAAAATCTGATAAAGATATTGTTGTTAACTGTGGTTCTGCAAATGGAAGTTTTTCTAATGGTGGAGGAAGAGATTATGGGATAGATCAAATTGTTGGAGCTGAAAAAATTGGTACAGAATACATATTTGTTAAAGGTGACGGTGAAAATGAGTGGGAAAATGTACTAATTGTTGCTAATTATAATAATACAGAAATTTATATTAACGGAAGTACATCTGTAGAAGCTACCTTAAATGCAGGAAATTATTACTTAATTGAAGGTGATAAATACAGTACTAATGGTAATATGTACGTAAAAACTTCAGAAGATGTTTTTGCATATCAAGGAATTGGCGCAACAAATTCTGAAGCTAACCAAGGTATGTTTTTTGTACCTCCTTTAAGTTGTAGTACTAGAGGAAATGTAGATAATATTGCTAACATTGATAAAATTGGATCAATTACTTTTACGGGTGGTGTTACAATTATATCAAAAAAAGGAGCTACAGTAACTATCAATAATTTACCAATCACAAATTTTTCAAGTCCAAGTGATGTTCCTGGAAATACAGAGTATGTTACCTATAAAGCTACTGGACTTAGTGGAAATGTTTCTGTAGAAAGTGATAACGAACTATATTGTGCTTATTTTAATTATAACGGATCTGCAAGCTCTGGAAGTTTTTATTCTGGTTTTCCTACAGCTCCAGAAATAAATTTCAATACCAGTTTTCAAACATTAGGTAATTGTATTGGTAATATTACTTTAGAAGCTCTAAATACACAAAACTTCGATTCTTTAGAGTGGTTCTTTAATGATGGAACCGGTTTTGTTAGCAAAGGAAATAGTACTGTTTTAACTCCGCTTGATCCAGGAATCTATAAATTAATAGGTTACATAAGTTGTACAAATTTAACCTTCGAATCCTTTGAAGTACCCATTAGCTTTTGTCCTGCAGATACTGATAAAGATGGTATTATTGACAATATAGATATTGACAATGATAATGATGGTATCTTAAATTCTATTGAATCTAAAGGAGATGCAAAAATTAATCTATCAAATATAAATTCTCCTAGTATTGTTCTTAACAACGAACCAGAAATTAAAAATTTTGCAAGTGGAAATTTTACAATTACAGACAATACAAACACTACAAATAGTTTTACTGGAGATGCTAATGGAAATTTTAAAAGTGAAATTTCAGCTACTATAAACACAATTAATAATTATACTATAAATTTTTCAGACTCTATAAATTTTAAATTCACTGAAAACACTGCTATTACACACATAATTAACGAAGGAGCCTATTTTGTTGCTAAAATTACTCCTGCCAATAAAACAATTACACTTATTGATCCAGATAATCGGCTTCTTGTTGACACAAATTTTGATGAAATTTACGAAACAGGTATAACGCAAATAACTGGTTCTGAAATTCGTTTTAAAATTAATCCAACACCTAGTGGTACTACTCCTTTTCAGTTTTTAGCAAATAAAGTTACTGGATTTTCATTTATTCATCAATTAACAAATATTAATGATCCATCAATATTTAATGGTATAATTTCTCTTACTGATTATGCTAATGATAACGATAATGATGGAATTGAAGATGCCCTTGATCTAGATAGTGATAATGATGGAATTCCTGATATTATTGAAAACCAAGGTAAAGAAATTTTATTAGCTGCTGTAGACACAGATGAAAATGGCTTAGATGACGTATTTGATATAAATTCCACTCCTATTGATTCTGACAATGATGATGTAGTTGATTTTTACGATTTAGATAGTGATAATGATGGTATTTTTGATCTTTTTGAATCTGGAAGCAATTTACTCGATAAAAACTATGACGGAATAATTGATAATGTAAACGCAACAATTGGATTTAATGGTTGGGATAATAATGCAGAAAAAACTCCAGATAGCGGAGAAATCGGTTATACTCTTAATGATTTAGATTCAGATGGTGTTTTTAGTTATATAGATTTTGATAGCGACGGTGACAATTGTAATGATAGTATTGAAGCTGGTTTTTCTGATGAAAATAATGATAATTATTTAGGAAATTCAACTATTACTGTAAATAATAATGGTGTAGTAACTAATGCCAATAATGGATATACACTACCAAATAGTAACTACAATACATTTGCAGAAATTAGTATTATAGATCAACCTAAAAATATAAATTCTTGCATATTTACAAATTCAATTTTTACAATAAATACAAACCAAATAGATTTATATCAATGGCAGGTAAGTACAGATAATGGCACTAGATGGCAAAACATTACTGATAACGAAAATTATAATGGAAGTAACTCTAATACATTAACTATTAAAAATACTCCTAATAGTTTCAACAACTATAGTTTTAGAGTTTATATGGAAAAGTTAGGGAATTCTTGTGGTTTATATTCTAATGAAGCTACATTAACAGTTAATTTACTCCCCAATGTTAAAAATTCTGTTGAATTAACGCAATGCGATGATGACAATGATGGTTTTAGCTTTTTCAATTTAAATGAATCCAAAAAATTAATCTCTGAAAATTATAATAATGAAAATTTTGAATTTTACTCAGACAAAGAACATCTAAGCCTCATAAAAAATCCTATTGCATATAAAAATCCATCAGTAATAAACAGTAAAGTTTATGTAAAAATTTCAAACACTAATAATTGCGAAAGCTATTCAGAAATAACATTAAAAGTAAGTGTAACACAAATTCCTTCGGATTTTGAAATTTTACACTTTTATAGTTGCGAAGAATATCCTGCAAACAATCAAGATGGTAAAACACAATTTAATTTTAGTGATCTACAACAAAAAGTATTAGATAGCAACCCTTTATTTTCTTTACAAGAAATCCAAATTTTATTTTTCGAAAATCTAGAGGATGCTTTATCCGAAACTAATAGCATTTCTGATATTTCAAATTATAGAAACACCACACCTTGGGTACAAAAAATATATACTAGAGTTGATAGCGATAATATGAATGCTTGTTTAGGGTTAAACCATGTAGCAACACTGCATACAGAAAAACTACCTGAATTTGAAGTAAATTCTCCTCAAATTTTATGTATAACAACACCTCAAAAACCTTTAATATTAACTCCTGAAATTGAAAATTTAAATACCGATTTATACCAATATTTTTGGCACAACTCTTCTGGAGATTTAATTTCTAACTCTTTTGAGTGTAACATTACTGAAGCTGGATTTTATTATATAACACTTACTAATAAAGATGGCTTACTTTGTTCTACAACAAAAGAAATTGAGGTAAAACCATCAAAAATGGCGGTTCTCACTATTTTTGATATTGAAATAATTGACGATAATGAAAATAACACAATTAAAATAAATACAGATAATTTAGGCATTGGAGACTATGAATTTTCACTTGACAATACACAATCTTACACTGATGAAGCTTATTTTGAAGATGTAACAGCTGGAATTCACACAATTTATGTAAATGATAAAAATGGTTGTGCTGTTCAGTCAATAGACATTTCAGTTATTGGATTTCCAAAATTTTTCACTCCAAATAATGATGGTGTTAATGATACTTGGAAAGTTATCGGAGCCAATAACTATTTTTATCCAACATCTAACATCTATATTTTTGATAGATTTGGTAAAGTCATAACCTCCTTAACTCCAGACGAAAATGGATGGGATGGAACATTAAACGGCAAGCCATTGCCTGCAACAGATTATTGGTTTTCTGTACAACTTACAGATAAATATGGAAATACACGCATAAAAAATGGTCATTTTAGTTTAATAAGAAAATAA
- a CDS encoding ABC transporter permease, which produces MLRLLNIELHKLKHNRASRILILIYFILLTSIALIAAIKFDIGPIQFHLAEQGIFNFPYIWHFNTFMASIFKFFLLLVIVSMMANEYSNKTLKQNLIDGLSKKEFILSKFYTVIALALTSTLFVFITSLILGYSYSDFNEFSIVTTDLEYLVAFFVKLTAFFSFGLFMGILVKRSAFAVGGILVWFFGESIIKGFLFWQFKDIDNTTERVNSIMQFLPLESISNLIKEPFTRLSAVKTVAKQVGENLSKDFSIQPLDLIIVIAWTALFIYFSYALLKKRDL; this is translated from the coding sequence ATGTTACGATTATTAAATATAGAACTTCATAAACTAAAGCATAATAGAGCGAGTAGAATTTTAATACTTATTTACTTTATATTATTAACCTCTATAGCACTTATTGCTGCCATAAAATTTGATATAGGCCCAATACAGTTTCATCTTGCAGAACAAGGTATTTTTAATTTTCCATATATCTGGCATTTTAATACTTTTATGGCTTCCATTTTTAAATTCTTTTTGTTATTAGTAATTGTCTCTATGATGGCTAATGAATACAGTAACAAAACATTAAAGCAAAATTTAATAGATGGTTTAAGTAAAAAGGAATTTATACTTTCAAAATTTTATACTGTTATTGCGCTTGCTTTAACATCTACCTTATTTGTTTTTATTACCTCTTTAATTTTAGGTTATAGTTACTCTGATTTTAATGAATTCTCTATTGTTACAACAGATTTAGAATATTTAGTTGCCTTTTTTGTAAAATTAACCGCCTTCTTTTCTTTTGGTCTTTTTATGGGAATTTTAGTAAAACGTTCTGCTTTTGCTGTTGGAGGAATCTTAGTCTGGTTTTTTGGAGAAAGTATTATAAAAGGATTTTTATTTTGGCAATTTAAAGATATTGATAATACAACTGAACGTGTAAACAGCATTATGCAATTTTTACCTTTAGAATCAATTTCTAACTTAATAAAAGAACCTTTTACACGTTTAAGTGCTGTAAAAACAGTAGCTAAACAGGTGGGCGAAAATTTATCTAAAGATTTTTCTATTCAACCCCTAGATTTAATAATTGTAATTGCCTGGACAGCTTTATTTATTTACTTTTCTTATGCGTTATTAAAAAAGAGAGACTTATAA
- a CDS encoding ABC transporter ATP-binding protein, whose translation METILSLKNLNKHFGNIHAVNNLSFDIKKGTIYGILGPNGSGKSTTLGIILNVVNKTSGEFSWFNGDLSTHKALKKVGAIIERPNFYPYMTAVQNLELVCKIKEIPFAKIEEKLKTVNLFERRNSKFKTYSLGMKQRLAIASALLNDPEILILDEPTNGLDPQGIHEIRQIIKDIASNGTTILLASHLLDEVEKVCTHVVVIREGVKLYAGSVDEMTASHGLFELKVDSNNNQLLDLLTKFDGISTSKIENDTIIATLSKPVSATEINNYLFKNGVVLSHLVKRKPSLEQQFLSLTNKNS comes from the coding sequence TTGGAAACTATTCTCTCTCTAAAAAATCTAAATAAACATTTTGGAAATATACATGCCGTAAATAATTTATCTTTTGACATAAAAAAAGGTACAATTTATGGAATTTTAGGACCTAATGGAAGTGGAAAATCAACTACACTTGGTATAATTTTAAATGTTGTAAACAAAACTTCAGGTGAATTTAGCTGGTTTAATGGCGATTTATCTACACACAAAGCCTTAAAAAAAGTAGGCGCAATTATAGAACGCCCTAACTTTTATCCTTATATGACAGCTGTTCAAAATTTGGAATTGGTTTGTAAAATAAAGGAAATTCCGTTTGCTAAGATTGAAGAAAAACTTAAAACTGTCAATTTATTTGAACGTAGAAATAGCAAGTTTAAAACCTATTCTTTAGGTATGAAGCAGCGCTTAGCAATAGCTTCTGCCCTATTAAACGATCCAGAAATTTTAATTTTAGATGAACCAACTAATGGATTAGATCCACAAGGAATTCACGAAATTCGTCAGATTATTAAAGATATTGCCAGTAACGGAACTACTATTTTATTAGCTTCTCACTTATTAGATGAAGTTGAAAAAGTATGCACCCATGTAGTTGTAATTAGAGAAGGTGTTAAATTATATGCAGGAAGCGTAGATGAAATGACCGCTTCACACGGATTGTTTGAATTAAAAGTTGATTCTAATAACAATCAACTGCTTGACCTTTTAACAAAATTTGATGGAATTTCAACTTCAAAAATAGAAAACGATACCATAATTGCAACATTAAGCAAACCTGTTTCTGCTACAGAAATTAATAATTATTTATTTAAAAACGGCGTTGTTTTATCGCATTTAGTTAAAAGAAAACCTAGTTTAGAACAACAATTTTTATCACTAACCAACAAAAATTCATAA
- a CDS encoding DMT family transporter translates to MAKARIALVVGILCISIFPVLVKLNLTPGLISAFYRMAIASVVILPYVLITNKFHLPTRKNILLSIICGTLFGADVAVWNIAIQESTATEATLLTNLSPVWVGIGAFLFLKDKPTKNFWIGTVIAIFGMVLLVGFTTFLDLNFDLAFCFGILSGMLYAVYMLTSKNILNEADVISFMTISVVSSAVSLGVISYFIGASFYGFSDLAWVVLVIQGLVCQLTAWLLISYATKHMRATRVSVSLLGQAVLATFLAWLFLDEQISLQMIIGGFFLLFGIRITFYQKQLKVFKIVKKRKTKTIDLIAKS, encoded by the coding sequence ATGGCAAAGGCGCGAATAGCATTAGTAGTTGGGATATTGTGTATTTCAATTTTTCCAGTTTTAGTAAAATTAAATTTAACACCAGGCTTAATATCTGCCTTTTACAGAATGGCAATAGCATCTGTTGTTATTCTTCCGTATGTTTTAATTACTAATAAATTCCATTTACCCACAAGAAAAAACATATTACTTTCTATAATTTGTGGTACTTTATTTGGCGCAGATGTAGCTGTTTGGAATATTGCCATACAAGAATCTACAGCAACAGAAGCTACACTTTTAACAAATTTATCACCAGTGTGGGTTGGAATTGGTGCTTTCCTTTTTTTAAAAGACAAACCAACTAAAAATTTTTGGATTGGAACAGTAATAGCTATTTTTGGAATGGTGCTTTTAGTTGGTTTTACAACATTTTTAGATTTAAATTTTGACTTAGCGTTTTGTTTTGGAATTTTATCTGGTATGTTATATGCTGTTTATATGTTAACTAGCAAAAATATTTTGAATGAAGCCGATGTTATAAGTTTTATGACCATAAGTGTGGTATCTTCAGCCGTTTCTTTAGGTGTAATTAGTTATTTTATAGGAGCTTCATTTTATGGATTTAGCGATTTAGCTTGGGTTGTTTTGGTAATACAAGGATTGGTTTGCCAATTAACAGCTTGGTTACTTATAAGTTACGCTACAAAACATATGAGAGCAACAAGAGTATCTGTAAGTTTATTGGGACAAGCAGTGTTAGCTACATTTTTAGCTTGGTTATTTTTAGACGAACAAATATCATTACAGATGATAATTGGAGGTTTTTTCTTGCTTTTTGGAATACGTATTACATTTTATCAAAAGCAATTAAAGGTGTTTAAAATAGTTAAAAAAAGAAAAACAAAAACAATTGATTTAATAGCGAAATCTTAA
- a CDS encoding plasmid pRiA4b ORF-3 family protein, with the protein MAYKIRVILDVEQDVFRDIIVNETINLEELHFIIAKSFGFKGQEMASFYLTEATWEQGEEIPLFDMSEDENSFSMPNCITSMVLKKEGDKLIYIYDFFSMWTFFIELTEIINDIDKELPLIALSFGNTPDNAPEKEFIGEDADTDNFDAFDDENNFEDLDNIDFDNY; encoded by the coding sequence ATGGCATATAAAATTAGAGTAATATTAGATGTAGAGCAAGATGTTTTTAGAGATATTATTGTAAATGAGACAATTAATTTAGAAGAATTACACTTTATAATAGCTAAATCATTCGGATTTAAAGGTCAAGAAATGGCTTCTTTTTATTTAACTGAGGCTACTTGGGAGCAAGGTGAAGAAATTCCTTTATTTGATATGTCTGAAGATGAGAACTCGTTTTCTATGCCCAATTGTATCACTTCAATGGTACTAAAAAAAGAAGGAGATAAACTTATTTATATTTACGATTTCTTCTCTATGTGGACTTTCTTTATAGAATTAACAGAAATTATTAATGATATTGATAAGGAATTACCTCTAATTGCACTTTCGTTTGGAAACACTCCAGATAATGCTCCTGAAAAAGAATTTATTGGAGAAGATGCTGATACCGATAATTTTGATGCCTTTGATGACGAAAATAATTTTGAGGATTTAGATAATATTGATTTTGATAATTATTAA
- a CDS encoding PaaI family thioesterase: MNTKKEVLETLNKMCENTLNETLNIKYTDVGEDYLVATMPVDSRVHQPDGILNGGATMALAESVGSPTSILAIDREKYSVRGIEFSANHLRSVKSGFVTATAKIIHKGKTIHLVEIKVEDDRGRLISICKITNYILPKR; encoded by the coding sequence ATGAATACTAAAAAAGAAGTGTTAGAAACATTAAATAAAATGTGTGAAAACACATTAAATGAAACTCTAAATATAAAATATACGGATGTTGGTGAAGATTATTTAGTGGCTACAATGCCTGTAGACTCTAGAGTACATCAACCAGATGGAATTTTAAATGGCGGTGCAACTATGGCTTTGGCAGAAAGTGTTGGCAGTCCAACGTCTATATTAGCTATAGATAGAGAAAAATATTCGGTACGTGGTATTGAGTTTTCTGCGAATCATTTAAGAAGTGTTAAAAGTGGATTTGTAACTGCTACAGCTAAAATTATTCATAAAGGAAAAACAATACATTTGGTTGAAATTAAAGTAGAAGATGATCGAGGACGTTTAATTTCTATTTGTAAAATAACCAATTATATTTTACCCAAAAGATAA